The Elaeis guineensis isolate ETL-2024a chromosome 13, EG11, whole genome shotgun sequence genome includes a region encoding these proteins:
- the LOC105056022 gene encoding uncharacterized protein — protein MDYDHRFSSPPPPPRPKPKHHHSSICLTACFGATGDDGVAPDSPGVVGERSGASLLHSSSTWVRSKVHELPELRGKCHAFISSHAAAKHHRRHDSSDVRYDPLSYALNFDEGSEVEYPATAEDLRHRCFSSWLPASPPRAVGVAFDKAREGKGIKGIKGMEAPL, from the coding sequence ATGGACTACGACCACCGCTTCTCCAGCCCTCCGCCTCCACCGCGTCCGAAGCCGAAGCACCACCACTCCTCGATCTGCCTCACCGCCTGCTTTGGAGCCACTGGCGACGACGGTGTGGCGCCGGACTCCCCTGGCGTCGTCGGCGAGCGGTCGGGGGCGTCTCTGCTCCACTCCTCCTCCACGTGGGTCCGCTCCAAGGTGCACGAGCTACCGGAACTCCGCGGGAAGTGCCACGCCTTCATCTCGTCCCACGCGGCCGCAAAGCACCACCGCCGCCACGATTCGTCGGACGTCAGGTACGATCCCCTCAGCTACGCCCTCAACTTCGACGAGGGCTCGGAGGTCGAGTACCCTGCCACCGCCGAGGACCTCCGCCACCGATGCTTCTCGTCCTGGCTCCCGGCATCGCCCCCGCGTGCCGTCGGCGTCGCCTTCGATAAGGCGAGGGAGGGGAAGGGGATCAAGGGAATTAAGGGAATGGAGGCTCCCCTTTGA